ACCCTCACAATGCTATTGCCAATGTTTCTACTCTGTTTACTACTACTACatgattatatacatacattaacTATTGACCTTTTTATTCTGGAATCAACGAAAACCTAAATTACTTTAGTCCCATCACAGTCCGGATAGAAGATTTATGATGGGGCGATTTTAACACTAGATGGCAGTATAATCACAAGTTCAGTAGTACATTTCCTTTAACAGATTTTACCAATGAAATTAGATCATGGGTGTAAAAACACAGCACAGTTTAATTTCCTATGTTCTATGCATTTTCACTGTAAGTCTAACAAATGTCTTTCTTTATAGGCTATACTATTTAATCTTACACAACTTACTACCCCACTGACAGgaagaaattaatatatatatattttttataacctaCTTGCCATCAGGGTTTTCTCCCtcaaatctaaaaaataaaaacaaactccCAGCTATTTAGAAAAGTCAGTGTGAAATTAACTGGCTTTGACTCAGCTCAGTTAATCTCTAGGATGTAATCCAGTGAGAAAATCAGTTTTGCTCCTTTTGTCACTACAGATCCCATTAACCCTCAGACTCAAAGTTTATGTTATTCTGAATTGTAGTTTATAAAAGTTTAGCAGTTTACAGTGAACTTCTACAGTGTTGATTTATGTCCAACTGGGCGTTTCAGGTATTTATCTCGGATCCAGTTGCAACCCTTGACCCATGTTAGATATTCTTGGTAGAAGGGAGGAAAATAAATCCTATAAAATTATAGTTTTGATGCATTTGAATTAACCACACCTGTTGCCTTGGTGGGTTTATAATAAATAACCAGACACATGCTCCTGGTCTAttgttttgatcatttttcttaTACAGactgattaaaataattatattctaTAATTTATTATCTAaatattatattctattatgTTTTGAAATTCATATTCTATAAATCTTTTAAACGAATATTACCTGTAGCAACAAGATTTAGAGACTCAACATTTGCACTTATGAACAATAAGCTACAGTAAATGATAAGATTAAAGTAGGTCATTAGCCTAATGAGTATTTCATTAGAGAATCACGTTcatgtgtttctttttaagTTTAGAAAGTGTTCCCTCTCTTGTGCACAGTCTTCACATTCACTGTAGCTATGTATCATCTCAGGAGTGCAAAAGGACAACTCTAGTCAACAGTGTCTTTAGTCAAtagctgtatattttattatttcatgtaTAGCAAGATATATCAAAAACTATCAGGTGATTTATAAGGACTTATCACGTAGGCTTAATGCTGAAGGTGTACCTCCTCTTCTTGCATGTAAGGCACAAACAAGATGGACGTCGCCCTTAGCTCTTTGGTCTTTTTTTGGAAATGGGTTACTGGTTTTGTAAGACTACACGGTGTCCCAACACAGAACATTTCAGTAAAGATAGTCCCTCAACAAACCGCATTTTCTGTATAACAGTTGGGAAATGAGTGCACGGGTGTCTTCGTCTTCTTTGGTTTCAGGAGTTAAGTGGTCTTTTTACGCATTGTAATCATGCGCTCTAACACCATCTAAATCGTTAGGAGCCCAGGTCCACCAGGCTGGCCGCCATGGGGTTGAGGAGGCCGTCGTGCATGGACAGATGCTGCTGCTCATGGTGGCTGTGCTGCTGATGAgggtgaggatgatgaagatgaggatgaggatgaggatggtgcGTGTCGGAGGCGCTGGGTCCGGCCGGAGGCGCGAAGCTGTGCAGCGGCGGCAGGCCCGAGCTGGAGGGCAGCAGCAGAGCAGGACTCATGGACGGGTGATCTGGGGTCCCTGGCGGAGATTTATCGTCGTCCGAGCTCTCGCACTGGGATTTGCTCTCGGTCATTTGAGACGGCAGCGGGTTGTGCCCGTTCTGATTCGCGCCCTCGTTTTCCCTGAGGAGCAGATAATTGATTCATTAGGTCAGCAGTTCAAACTGAAACAGCAGCGGTGTTTTCATTGCTCAAACAATGAATACTTCTGCCACTAAATTCATACCTTAATCTGTTacgtaaataaaattaaataaaatatctaaatttCAGCCTGGAGTAAcggtatattaaataatatccatattaataattattattatttattatttttatacttagcctatatttattatttatacttataagtacaacaacagcacctactactactactactattaataataataattattattattattattattattattattattattgttattattattattattattattattattattattattgttgttgttgttgttgttgttgttttgttggtggtggtgctggtgctgctgatgatagtgatgatgatgatgatgatgatgatgatgatcggTTTAGTCcctttttaactttaaaataaaaaaatacactcatAAACCTGCTACTCTGTCATCTGCTAATCTAGTGCTAAGAGAATGTGGGTTTTGCTAGTGGGCATCACACGGATGTCTGAGACAGTTTGCTTTACTGTATCCTGGAAGTGTGAGACTGACTGTATAAAGCATGACTTAGCAGATCTAGATCTCTGAATGAGAGGAAGCAGTGCATCAGTCCATGTTCCCCTGGGTCCGACTTACaacaaattaaattacacaCCTTTTCAGCagcagtatatgtatatatatgtgtaaacTGCAGTAAATCATCTCCTCACGCGTTTACTTGTGTTCAGATGCACATAAGCCTAAGGGCACAGCAATCTGACTGTGACGTATAAATCCTAAATAACTACGAATACAATAAACTCACTGTTCAgtttaaagagaaacaaagacCCAAGGTGTTAGATATATTAAGctataagacaaaaataagcttatataaaatataagataaAAAAGGTTAATctgaactttttaaaaataattaaaaataatgaaaaacgCTGCACAGAACTGAAGAATTACAACAGAGTTTTTTGTGAGGGAGAATAATTCAGCTCAACTTGGCACCcacaaaaataatgtgaaaaaccAGCCAGTGCGCTTTAGATATCAGAATGATTCTTCTACTGCAAAACTCTAAAGAGGAGAGGTTTTGGCACGATTTTGAATAGTGTTGAAAGAAATGTGAATTATAACAAATGCTTTTGGCATGAGAGTTCAACAGAAATGTAAGTATAACCCAAAACTAGAGTTGGTTTAAAAGCTTGTAAGAGACAGTAGCTCTGAAAGCTGCAGAGAACGTTACCTCTCCTTGGCCTCAGCGGCGCGGTCTCTCTGCCTGCGGTTCTTGAACCAGTTGCTGACCTGCGTGGTTGTGAGCCCTGTGGCCTCGGCCAGCTCGCGTTTCTCTCTGGGTGAGGGATAAGGATTATGGGAGTACCATTCTTTAAGCACGCAGCGACTTTTCTCCTTGAAGCAGTAGCTCGTCTCCTCGCCGTCCCAGATGGTGCGCGGCAGCGGGAACTTCCTGCGCACCCGGTACTTGCCCACGGCGCCGAGCGGTCGCCCGCGCAGCTTCTCTGCCTCGATGTAGTGCGCCTTGAGCCACAGCTGCTGCAGCTTGGCGTGGTTGTGCGGCGAGAACTGGTGGCTCTCGAGCACCTTGTAGAGTTCGCGAAAGTTCCCTCGGTGGAAAGCCACCACGGCCTTGGCCTTGAGCACGGACTCGTTCTTGTGCAGGTGCTCGCAGGCGGGCAGCGACCACAAGAAGCGGCCGAGGCGCTCGATGCTCCCTCCCTGCTGCAGCACctcgcacacacacgccacTTGCTCCTGCGTGAAGCCAAAGGTCGGCGGCACTGCGGCCATGGTCGTGCGCCCTTCGCGTGTCCCGTTCCTTGCTCAGTCAACTCCTCTGGCTCGCTAAGACTTCACGTACATTCACAAGATCACGCAGGTGATTCAGGTGTTCGAGTTGTTCCCACGGGCGAAACTCGATTCTCGTGGGGTGTCTGAAAAATGCATGACCAACGGCACCAGTAAAAACCTGCTGATTGTCACATTAATTGCTATGCGTAAAAGTGGATCATTTTCTCCATCGGATAATTACATGATCTAGGCTAATAAAGAGTGCAGATGATCTTATTCCTGCTGTGCGTCTTCACGTTGTGCGCACTAGTCTACATTATTTCCTCGATGGTGTTGAGCTGTTAGCCCGCCCTCCGGTAACCGAATCTCCTCACAGAAGCGCGTCCTCATGAAGGGCCGTTCGGCCAAGTTTGTGGAGCAGTTGTGTATATCGTCACGATATTgacaaaatactgtatacttCCTATATAGCTATACATTTCAATGTATTAAAACATTGATTAACCAGTAAAAATGGTGTGGCATGGGTACTCAATTACTTTCATTATTCTGGGCATCCGTAATTGACTTTTCTGGGTCATGTGAACGCCCTTATCCATTTGTTTAAGGCTTCATTTGCATCCTTCTGTAATTCCAGTATCACAATGGCCTATATCGTGATAATGATGAACAGAGTTTAGCATATATTCTGCAAACTATAGGGTAAAAATTGGCCCTATAACCTAGGGCAGCACATGctttaaaggcaaaaaaataaacacacaaaactggCACATACAAACCTCTAGCATAGTTCCAAACAaccaaaaacaacatgaaacaaATGCATCATTAAATTAATCATATTCAGCTCATAAAGTCTCATTTGATATACTGATACAAATGAATTCAACAGCCAATGAATTCTTCCTGAAAATGTCAAGAGTACTGAAAATATcagaatgatttttatttaaaaatcaatctGCCTGTATTTACTAATCTGTAAATTTTGGAATGATTAGGTCATTGGTGTGAAGTtaggtcattaaaaaaaagaaacaaaatgccGTCATGTCATTGGTTTGGCCACTCTGAGCAAGTCAGCCACCAGAAGTGTGTTAGACTGATAGATGTGACGAGAAGTCACTGGTATCATGTATCTGTTGAGTTATTTTGGAATGTAACATTAGGCCTGCTTACTTTTTCATATGGACACTGAAGCATTTGCTTCCAAGGGTACAGTGAGATGTTTACTAATTTagctttattgatttttaagCCTCATATATTACtcaaacattacaaaaatattaatttaatttatttgtgtatatataactATTTGAAATAAACCTActctaaaatgtgaaaatctaACCAAGAAATATGCATAAGCAAattgagaaatgtttattattaaatgtttaacaaatcgagaaattttaaacattaatattttattggaaCAATACATCTAATCTAATTATAAAGGTCAAAATCTTTATCACTCTAATTAGGCACTTGTGGTaccacatatttatgttttacagttaatactagCATTGTCTATGAGTCTTTTATCTATAGGCTTAACAGATTTACGCTTCAAGTGCATCTGCCTTTATAAAGCACTCGTTTAGAGTCTCTTTAGGATCTGAGAGCTACCAGTTAATAAGTTCCACAAAGTTAGATTGTTTGGTCTGTGCCAATAATAGTGATTGAACTATAATAACACATAAGAAGGTGTTCAAAACATTTGACTACAGTGTATGTATATTGGTACAGATGCTACAAGTCTCTGGGACTGTACTTGCAGGATGAACACCATTAATTCAAGATTAGCTcagttttgatga
The sequence above is a segment of the Pangasianodon hypophthalmus isolate fPanHyp1 chromosome 12, fPanHyp1.pri, whole genome shotgun sequence genome. Coding sequences within it:
- the six2b gene encoding homeobox protein SIX2b — translated: MAAVPPTFGFTQEQVACVCEVLQQGGSIERLGRFLWSLPACEHLHKNESVLKAKAVVAFHRGNFRELYKVLESHQFSPHNHAKLQQLWLKAHYIEAEKLRGRPLGAVGKYRVRRKFPLPRTIWDGEETSYCFKEKSRCVLKEWYSHNPYPSPREKRELAEATGLTTTQVSNWFKNRRQRDRAAEAKERENEGANQNGHNPLPSQMTESKSQCESSDDDKSPPGTPDHPSMSPALLLPSSSGLPPLHSFAPPAGPSASDTHHPHPHPHLHHPHPHQQHSHHEQQHLSMHDGLLNPMAASLVDLGS